One genomic region from Ptychodera flava strain L36383 chromosome 5, AS_Pfla_20210202, whole genome shotgun sequence encodes:
- the LOC139133063 gene encoding uncharacterized protein: protein MERHIRLLNNAYHLLLFLQLIIHAATGTTTGTENSPTTYPVSNESTYQTERSTTEETTQLTDVTTRPATTTIESSHPTSSSTETESQSEETETSSLPENGTSTRPSSSLHSSMDMTSRSSSPVLPTDARTSPHYPGQTISTPAPEDGNGRKQRIETGAIIGIIIAVLVLLVVFFLLYILIRNRRLKSSAMDSGVTLQNVAYDTTLSSVEVPALVPPSYNSDGPASGEATYHTLEPDTGNSAYTALEKVPESEYQPLTTNQPGDIEKSEGAPQHQSESGFVENIAYEGGEPSVDQNTIQAEDHKTNIANESSDQASDKSPSQDEISREDTEKEGEGFVENIAI from the exons ATGGAGAGACACATTCGGCTGCTGAACAACGCGTACCACTTATTGCTATTCTTACAGTTGATAATACATGCAG CAACTGGTACAACTACCGGTACAGAGAACTCACCAACAACGTACCCTGTATCTAATGAATCGACCTACCAAACTGAAAGAAGCACAACTGAGGAAACGACGCAGTTGACAGACGTCACAACGCGTCCAGCGACAACAACTATCGAATCAAGTCATCCAACAAGTTCAAGTACGGAGACTGAGAGCCAGAGTGAAGAAACGGAAACTAGCTCATTACCTGAAAATGGCACATCAACGAGACCCTCCAGTTCCCTGCATTCaagtatggatatgacgtcacgtTCAAGTAGCCCTGTGCTTCCGACCGATGCTCGGACTTCACCTCATTATCCAGGACAGACGATTTCAACTCCTGCACCGGAAGATGGAAACGGTAGAAAACAAAGAATCGAGACAG GAGCTATAATTGGAATTATCATAGCAGTGCTTGTCTTGTTGGTCGTCTTCTTCCTATTATATATTCTCATCAGGAACAGACG ATTGAAAAGTTCGGCAATGGACTCTGGAGTGACACTACAGAATGTGGCATACGACACAACTCTGTCTTCTGTCGAGGTGCCGGCTCTGGTGCCCCCCAGCTATAACAGCGATGGTCCTGCCTCGGGAGAAGCGACTTATCATACCTTAGAGCCAGACACTGGAAATTCAGCCTACACTGCACTTGAAAAGGTACCCGAGAGTGAATACCAACCCTTAACGACCAACCAACCGGGAGACATAGAAAAGAGTGAGGGCGCTCCCCAACATCAATCTGAAAGCGGATTCGTCGAGAATATAGCTTACGAAGGAGGAGAACCGAGTGTGGACCAAAATACTATCCAGGCTGaggatcacaaaacaaatatcgcCAATGAAAGTTCTGACCAGGCTTCTGATAAAAGCCCGTCACAAGATGAAATTTCCAGAGAGGACACTGAGAAAGAAGGAGAAGGTTTCGTCGAAAATATTGCAATATGA
- the LOC139133062 gene encoding uncharacterized protein codes for MTSRSGSSMLPTDAWTSPHYPGQTISTPVPGHGNGRKQRSQTGAIIGAVMAVIVLLVLLVILYFLIRKRRLKSSATNSGVALQNLAYDTTLSSVEVPALVSPSYNNDGRVSGEAFYHTLEPDTGESSYTELEKVPKSEYQSLTTTTSKKTPNQLEDRNKSEGALQQQSVSGFVENIAYEGGEPSLAQNTTQAEDHGFKTNIAYESFDQAADNSPPRDGISSGEVAKEGEGFVENIAYEGGEPLRSNGGTNIEDDKITENADYETFD; via the exons ATGACATCACGTTCAGGTAGCTCTATGCTTCCTACCGATGCTTGGACTTCACCTCATTATCCAGGACAGACGATTTCAACTCCTGTACCGGGACATGGAAACGGTAGAAAACAAAGAAGCCAGACAG GAGCTATTATTGGAGCTGTCATGGCAGTGATTGTCTTGTTGGTCCTACTCgtcattttatattttctcaTCAGGAAAAGACG ATTGAAAAGTTCGGCGACGAACTCTGGTGTAGCACTACAGAATTTGGCTTACGACACAACTCTGTCTTCTGTCGAGGTGCCAGCTCTGGTGTCCCCCAGCTATAACAACGACGGCCGTGTCTCGGGAGAAGCGTTCTATCATACCTTAGAGCCAGACACTGGAGAATCTTCCTACACTGAACTTGAAAAGGTACCTAAGAGTGAATACCAATCCCTAACGACCACCACGTCGAAGAAAACCCCTAACCAACTGGAAGACAGAAACAAgagtgagggcgctcttcaacaGCAGTCAGTGAGCGGATTCGTCGAGAATATAGCTTACGAAGGAGGAGAACCGAGTCTGGCCCAAAATACTACCCAGGCTGAGGATCATggtttcaaaacaaatatcgCCTATGAAAGTTTTGACCAGGCTGCTGATAACAGCCCGCCACGAGATGGAATCTCTAGCGGGGAAGTTGCGAAAGAAGGAGAAGGTTTCGTCGAAAATATTGCATACGAAGGAGGGGAGCCACTTCGAAGCAATGGTGGAACCAACATCGAAGATGACAAGATTACAGAAAACGCTGATTACGAAACTTTTGATTAA
- the LOC139132490 gene encoding uncharacterized protein, whose product MGCSLCLAILLPRHFAFNVSILIVIITSLQLTRYFSPSRCYYYLFSHQHISTTLPRSTSAMLGACGVTFHEPTGWILSPGFPGNYSTGVNCLWTVMLEDHCVINVTLRMLDLWDGDAITFKDIEGRSASGIFMLSNSALPDEGAVPFHIGVTLHNNLTVRFVSGHTSKALGFAIFYEAIAIYETRTRRTSTTGITSEPPATTRIETTRSGTTKIRTTPLTPSRSSVSFNDFTENATSILTKLTNPRTNTSPVHRLLKTPDERITPPLSLVTEQVPMEKASVHSKAQEGRGRVKSVQTGIIVGGVLGAIAFIVVIVILVWMFMWYGRRFNSRRAKRQTQNDSRPSFQLGKLSYGNAIDTSRTDLQKSSNDNFDIAEYDDPSDIKIADENSSTSWSCSKPCEGATVLTDEAKVTYMNT is encoded by the exons ATGGGCTGCAGTTTATGTTTAGCAATCTTGCTCCCTCGTCATTTTGCATTTAATGTGTCAATTCTTATCGTTATTATTACGTCGTTGCAGTTAACACGATACTTTTCACCATCtcgttgttattattatttattttctcaCCAACATATCTCAACGACACTGCCACGATCCACATCAGCAATGTTGGGAGCATGTGGCGTTACTTTCCACGAGCCGACAGGCTGGATACTGTCTCCCGGGTTTCCTGGAAATTACAGCACCGGAGTCAACTGTCTGTGGACTGTGATGTTAGAAGACCACTGTGTTATCAATGTAACGCTGAGGATGCTTGATCTCTGGGATGGCGATGCAATTACTTTCAAAGACATCGAAGGCCGATCTGCAAGTGGGATCTTTATGCTCTCCAATTCCGCATTACCCGATGAGGGCGCTGTGCCCTTTCATATCGGAGTGACTCTCCACAATAATTTGACTGTTCGGTTCGTATCCGGTCACACTTCAAAGGCACTCGGATTTGCCATATTTTACGAAG ccatTGCGATCTATGAAACACGTACTCGTCGTACAAGCACGACAGGGATAACTTCTGAGCCGCCAGCCACCACACGAATCGAAACAACGAGATCTGGCACAACGAAAATACGAACGACACCTTTGACACCATCACGATCATCAGTAAGCTTCAACGACTTTACGGAAAACGCGACGAGCATTTTGACGAAACTGACCAATCCACGAACAAATACTTCGCCAGTTCATCGGCTTTTGAAGACACCTGACGAGCGAATAACTCCGCCGCTGAGCCTCGTCACCGAGCAAGTGCCAATGGAAAAGGCGTCAGTCCATTCCAAAGCTCAGGAAGGGAGAGGTCGGGTCAAATCAGTCCAAACAG GTATCATCGTTGGGGGCGTCCTCGGTGCCATTGCTTTCATTGTCGTTATCGTTATCCTTGTATGGATGTTCATGTGGTATGGACGAAG GTTCAATTCACGGCGCGCCAAGCGACAAACACAAAATGACTCAAGACCATCATTTCAACTTGGAAAATTGTCATACGGAAACGCTATAGATACAAGCAGGACTGACCTTCAAAAATCTTCGAATGACAACTTCGATATCGCTGAATACGACGATCCAAGTGATATCAAAATCGCAGACGAAAACTCGTCGACATCTTGGAGTTGCAGTAAACCTTGTGAGGGCGCAACAGTTCTCACTGACGAAGCGAAGGTTACATATATGAACACGTAA